DNA sequence from the Tissierella sp. MB52-C2 genome:
AATATTTTCGCTTAAATAAAAATAAGGTAGACAATCTGAAGTGAAGAATCCTTAGCTATCTACCTTGTTTTATTTTATTTTTAATTTTATTTCCCTAGCATTATTTATTCTATAGTTAGTTTTCTAGCATCCTGTGCTTGTACAACTTTAAATCCTATATTTTTATATAGCCTTAATGCATTTTCATTACTTGCTAATGCATTTAAATTCACGCTTGCTGCATTTTGCTCTAAACCTCTATTTATTGTAAATTCTAATATCTTCTTACCATAACCTTTTCCTTGGTATTTAATATTAACAAATAGCAAATCTATCTCAGCATTTTTAATCATTGATGCTCCGACCATCTCGTTGTTTTCAAAGAATAGATAGATATATTCTTTTTGTTCAAGGGTTTCCTTCCTATTATGTTCAATTGCATCTTTACTTGCACTTAAATACCAATTATATGGCTTAATGTCATTTTCTCTTCTTAATACTGAAAAGGCTTCACTTTCAAGCCTTATTTTATCCTCATAATACTTATCTTCATATTTTACTGCACATATATTAGGTTCATTAAATTTATTTCCCTTATATGAAAATCGATATACAGAATACCAATATTCAAATCCAATTTCATTAAATAACTGTTGCCAATTTAGATTATCTTTTACATGAAAAACTTCAACAAATTTTATAGATTTCTCT
Encoded proteins:
- a CDS encoding GNAT family N-acetyltransferase, with translation MIRDYKQSEINEIIRIYTLEYKAMPAEIEALKSANKILVYDDNGIKGFIRLAISGDYCYVEMGVLTNELIRRVGLKLWEEAKKLFIEKSIKFVEVFHVKDNLNWQQLFNEIGFEYWYSVYRFSYKGNKFNEPNICAVKYEDKYYEDKIRLESEAFSVLRRENDIKPYNWYLSASKDAIEHNRKETLEQKEYIYLFFENNEMVGASMIKNAEIDLLFVNIKYQGKGYGKKILEFTINRGLEQNAASVNLNALASNENALRLYKNIGFKVVQAQDARKLTIE